The Plasmodium malariae genome assembly, chromosome: 3 genome window below encodes:
- the PmUG01_03033100 gene encoding PIR protein, with protein MDEKFMYNEILAAIPSNKIYEEFKSEVDEENNEISCDIFNSIKSKYKDKCVKLCKNVARNFKYLYERGKPENYDYRCSHYKFWVYKEIEKMFEKNSAGDDVKDVITQFLNLQTSLTGTYGLYNCNYIFLKKNLEELDNKNKEKYLYEYFTNYDSIKSKDICIKVDVKKYKKYINFISSLYKNKKENCCWNEKSVCPHYFLKCGEEFNPSKLLSVLESDNGDSCNRLESFKETISIKKKLDSNILERAFLNSILLTDCPINNNSTILRCGFIRASSVRSSSGNAVENNEQRTNAVSSSSGIRMIKANADSSKVLSERIIKQFATSVSEEKHKMSSVENPGNEFRWNFAKGTLNCPPKRPEEDKYGMCEYIEELVEDGFFEKTEDSKGYKYKRGPLWNHKYLVNVARNKRQEKLRKSTPLKLNYSGRLQAIIHNKGEVSYASKSKGKAVPEKDIEYNVLRNTFSRISIVGALVLGIIFVFFLYFKFTPFGSYVGKIKKRKKRYRTNLAQLNRQRIPRRFIKRTYRNSDRRRFSVVNIE; from the exons atggatGAAAAGTTTATGTAT AATGAAATTTTGGCAGCGATACCTTCAAATAAGATATACGAAGAATTTAAGTCTGAGGTCGATgaggaaaataatgaaataagttgtgatatatttaattcaatAAAAAGCAAGTACAAAGATAAGTGTGTTAAACTTTGTAAAAATGTTGCAAGaaactttaaatatttatatgaaagaGGTAAACCAGAAAACTATGATTACCGTTGTTCGCATTATAAATTCTGggtatataaagaaatagagaaaatgtttgaaaaaaattcagCGGGTGATGATGTTAAAGATGTTATAACTCAATTTCTTAATCTGCAAACTTCTCTTACTGGAACTTATGggttatataattgtaattatatatttttaaaaaaaaatttagaagaattggataataaaaataaagaaaaatatttgtatgagTATTTTACGAATTACGATAGTATTAAAAGTAAGGATATATGCATCAAAGTTGACgtgaaaaaatacaaaaaatatattaattttattagttctctatataaaaataagaaagagAACTGTTGTTGGAATGAAAAGTCAGTTTGTCCGCATTATTTTCTGAAATGTGGTGAAGAGTTTAATCCAAGTAAATTATTATCTGTATTAGAGTCCGACAATGGTGATAGTTGTAATAGATTAGAAAGTTTTAAAGAAACtataagtattaaaaaaaaactagaTTCTAATATTTTAGAACGAGCTTTTTTGAATTCAATTCTTCTTACTGATTGtcctattaataataatagtactATTTTACGATGTGGCTTCATCCGAGCATCTTCTGTGAGATCTAGCAGCGGAAATGCAGTTGAAAACAATGAACAGAGAACGAATGCAGTAAGTTCATCTTCAGGAATTCGCATGATAAAAGCTAATGCGGATTCATCAAAAGTTCTAAGTGAAAGAATTATAAAGCAATTTGCTACTAGTGTTTCAgaagaaaaacataaaatgtCATCTGTTGAAAATCCAGGTAATGAATTTAGATGGAATTTTGCAAAAGGGACACTGAATTGTCCACCTAAGAGACCAGAAGAGGATAAATATGGAATGTGTGAATATATTGAAGAATTGGTTGAAGATggtttttttgaaaaaacagAAGATTCTAAGGGTTACAAATATAAGAGAGGCCCGTTATGGAACCACAAATACTTAGTAAATGTAGCTAGAAATAAAAGACAAGAAAAATTAAGGAAAAGTACtccattaaaattaaattattcagGACGTTTACAAGCTATAATCCATAATAAAGGAGAGGTATCTTATGCTTCAAAGTCAAAAGGAAAAGCAGTTCCAGAAAAGGATATAgaatataatgtattacGGAACACTTTTTCCCGTATTTCCATTGTAGGTGCTTTGGTATTGGGAATaatttttgtctttttcctttattttaaa TTTACTCCCTTTGGGTCATATGtaggtaaaattaaaaaaaggaaaaaaagatatagaaCTAATTTAGCTCAATTAAATAGGCAAAGAATACCAAGGAGATTCATAAAACGTACTTATAGAAATTCTGACAGGAGGAGATTTAGTGTAGTAAATATAGAATAA